TCGGCAGGGGTGCTGGGCAGAATAATAGGATTCTCAGACGTTCTTGCTGGCTACGCGCATCCGTACTTCCACGCGGCAAAGAGGAGGAACTGCGACGGTGATGAGGACTGCTTCATGCTCTTGCTCGACGGCCTGCTGAACTTCTCTCGAAAGTTCCTCCCCGACAAGCGAGGAGGGCAGATGGACGCACCTCTCGTTTTGACAGCCATAGTCGATCCGAGGGAGGTCGACAAGGAGGTTCACAACATGGACATAGTGGAGCGCTACCCTCTTGAGTTCTATGAAGCTACGATGAGGTTCGCCAGCCCCAAGGAGATGGAGGACTACGTTGAGAAGGTAAAGGACAGGTTAAAGGATGAAAGCCGTTTCTGCGGGCTTTTCTTCACCCACGACACGGAGAACATTGCTGCGGGAGTGAAGGAGAGCGCATACAAATCCCTGAAAACGATGCAGGATAAGGTTTACAGGCAGATGGAGCTCGCTAGAATGATTGTAGCTGTTGATGAACACGATGTGGCCGAGAGGGTTATAAACGTGCACTTCCTGCCCGACATTATCGGCAACCTGAGAGCCTTCTCAAGACAGGAGTTCCGCTGTACAAGGTGCAACACGAAGTACCGCAGAATCCCCCTTGTGGGGAAGTGCTTGAAGTGCGGTAACAAGCTCACGCTTACGGTGCACAGCAGCTCCATAATGAAGTATCTCGAGCTGTCCAAGTTTCTCTGCGAAAACTTCAACGTTTCCAGCTACACCAAGCAGAGACTAATGCTTCTCGAGCAGGAAATAAAATCTATGTTCGAAAATGGTACTGAAAAGCAAGTGTCAATATCCGATTTCGTTTGACAATAGTAATATATAGTTTGAAGTCAAAACTCACCTGTGGACGAGAAGGATTTGAAAATAATCGAGCTGCTCGTAAGCAACGCGAGGATTCCGAAAACGAGGATTGCAAAGGAGCTAAACGTGACAGAGGCGGCTGTTAGAAAGAGAATAGCGAATCTGGAGAGAAGAGAGGAGATTCTGGGCTACAAGGCAATCATCAACTACAAAAAGGTTGGCCTTAGCGCCTCGCTCACAGGTGTTGATGTTGACCCAGATAAACTTTGGAAGGTTGTTGAGGAGCTCAAGGACCTTGAAAGCGTCAAGTCGCTCTGGCTCACCACTGGAGACCACACGATAATGGCGGAAATCATAGCAAAGTCGGTTCAGGAGCTTTCAGAAATTCACCAGAAAATAGCGGAGATGGAAGGGGTTAAGAGAGTCTGCCCCTCAATAATAACGGATATCGTAAAGTAGATTAGCCTTTGCGAAGAGTTCGAGCAATGGAGGAGAAATTCAGAAACTGCATTCTTGGCCTGGCAGTTGGTGATGCCCTCGGAATGCCCGTTGAGGGGCTCTCAATCGAAAATATAAGGCAGCTGTACGGGGAGGTAAGGGACTTCCTTCCCTCACCCTATGGCGATTTGAATGCGGGAGAATGGACGGATGATACCGAGCAAATGGTCGTTCTTGCCGAATCAATTCTCGAAACCGTTTACTTCGATCCGGAAAATTTTGCAGAGAGGCTGAAGAGGTGGTTTCTTGAAACCAACAGCAGGAGAATCGGGCCGAGCTCGACCAAAGCGATATCGAACCTGATGAGAGGTGTTCACTGGACGAGAGCGGGAGTTTTCAGCGACACGTGCGGAGCGGCGATGAGGGTTGCGCCGATAGGGCTGGTTTACCATTTCAGCCTGAACCTGGTTGAGAGGTATGCGGAGATTTCCGCAAGAGTTACACACACCGGAACTGCAGCGATAGGAGGTGCCGTTGCGGTTGCAGTGGCAATAGCTTGCAACGTTCTGGATTTCAGCGACGAGGAGATGCTCGAAGAGGTTTTGAGAAGGGTTGAGGCCTACGACAACCTTCTTGCGGAGAAAATAAGGTATGCGAACGAGATTTCCGATAGAGATGTGGAATACGCAGTCGAAAAGCTTGGAAACAGCATATCTTCCCTCGACGTCGTTCCCATGGCTTTTTACTCCTACTTTGCGGGAAAAGACTTTGAAGAGTCGCTGATAAAAGCCGTTAACGCCGGCGGAGATGCGGACTCAATTGCGGCGATATGCGGGGCGATTAAAGGGGCGAAGGGATTTGCAATTCCCGAGAGGTGGCTTGAGGGGCTGAAAGACAGAGAGTTCCTAGAGGAGCTGGCGACGAAGCTCTACGAATTGCACATGAGAATTGTTAAGCTCACTTAATCAATCCTGCATTCATCGGGACTTTTGTCCTCTCTCAGTCTCAGAAACACCGGTGCTCTGAGCTTCCCGTCTTCGGTGAACTCGAGGAACTCCACCTCGCAGACGTATCTCGGCTTAACCCAGTGAACGTTTTTGGTCTCGATTTCGAAGTGCGGCTTTGCAACCTCTATTTCCCTCAACCTCTCCGAGAACCAGTTCAGAAACTCAGAATCAAAGCCGGTACCAACGTTGCCGACATGTTTAAGCCTTCCATCCTCGTAAACAGCCAGAACGAGGGAGCCAAAGGTCTTTGCCCTCTCTCCCTCTCCCTCAATCCATCCCACTATAACGCAGTCCAGTGTGTTCCTCTTCTTTATCTTCTTCCAGAGTCTGCTCCTTTTGCCTATCAAGTATCTTCCATCCTTTTTCTTTGCTACAATCCCTTCAAGCCCCATTTCCACCGCTTTTCTGTAGAACTCCTCCCCTTTACCTTCAATCCACTCCTCCACCACAACCCTTCCCCTGCTTTGGAGAACTTCGGAGAGTATCTTCTTCCTCTCCATCAGCTCCAAATCCACAACCCAGCCGTCGCAGTAAAGAACGTCGAAAACTATGTAAACTGCGGGAATGGTTTTGCTGAGAATCTCAATCTTGAATCTGCTGTCCACATGCTCTCTTTTCTGCAGAAGAGGGAAGGAGGGCTTACCGTCCTTTATCACAACAACCTCACCGTCGAGAATCGCGTTTCTCTCGACAGCATCCAGCAGTTTAATCTCGGGGTAGCGGTAGGTTATGTCCAGTAGCCTTCTGTTCTGCAGCCTGACCCTCTTTCCCTCCACATCAACGAAAGCGAGGCACCTCGTTCCATCCCACTTAACCTCGTAAATGTGGTCGTCGCTGCTGAAGGGCTTTGACCTGACAGCAAGCATCGGCTTGATTTTTTTATCGAACCAGCTCATTTGACTGCCTCAAGACTGGCTTTCAACGCATCAATCAGCGATTTAACCTCTTCAACTCCCTCGCTGACAACAATCTCTCTGCCGGAGAGCTTCGCCTCAATCAGCTGCATCAGCGCCTCCTTGTACTCGTCTCTGAACTCCTCCAGCTTCAGCGGTTTCTTCATGGCAAGGATGAGCTTTTTGGCGAGTTCAAGCTCCTCTTCGGTGATTTCCGCCACAGCGCCCCAGCCGGGAAGCTCCAGAGGGCTGCGGACCTCGTCGATGTAGTGCAGCTGAGCCAGAACTATCCCACCGTCGTAGGGTCTTAGAGCCACGAGGTTCTCCTTTCCGCGCATGGTCATCTTTCCTATCCCCATGCTGTTTGTCTCCTCCATAGCTTTCTTCAGCAGGTAGTAGGCCTTTTCTCCTCCCTTGTCTGGTGATATGTAGTAAAAGCTGCTGTAGTAAATCAGTCCAAGCTCTGCAGGGTCGAAAAACTGCCTTATCTCTATGCTTTTCGTCGATTTTAGGGGAATCTTCTCAAAGTCTTCGTCGGTTAGAATCACATACTCATTTTTCGATATTTCGTATCCTTTGACGATTTCTCCGTCTGAAACCTCCTTTCCGCACTTCTCGCAGACTTTTCTGTATCTGATCCTGCCCCCATCAGCAGAATGAAGGAGGTGAAATTGAATCTCCTTCTGCGTTGTTGCTTTGTAAACCTTCACCGGTATGTTCACGAGGCCAAAGGATATGCTACCCTTCCATGTCGCCCTCATGCTCAATCTTAAGCGCGCTCGGTAAAAAACACTTTTCTCCATTAACATGATAAATTTGAATACAAATATGAGTATCAAATATGTATCGTGTAAAAACATTTAAGTACTATAGTACGTATAAGATTTGTATGATTGAAGAGGTGTTTGAATTGACCCAGAACGGAAGGGCAAAGAAATGGCACGCTTTTTATGGGGGAAAGATAGAGATACTCCCGAAAGTTCCCATTCGAACTCTTGACGACTTCAGCATATGGTACACACCCGGAGTGGCGGAAGTTTGCAACGAAATTGCCGAGGACGAGGAAAAGGCCTACGATTATACGAACAAGTGGAACCTCATCGCAATAATCACGGACGGCTCAAGAACTCTCGGTTTGGGGAACATTGGGCCGAAAGCAGCGATGCCCGTTATGGAAGGCAAAGCTCTCCTTTTCAAATTCCTCGGTGCGGTTGACGCTTTCCCGATCGCTCTTGCGGAGCAGGATGCTGACAGGTTTATCGAGATTGTTAAAGCCATCTCACCAACTTTTGGAGGTGTAAACCTTGAGGATATTTCCTCTCCGAAGTGCTTCTACATCCTTGAAAGGCTGCAAAAGGAGCTTGACATCCCAGTCTGGCACGACGACCAGCAGGGGACGGCTACGGCCACACTTGCAGCCCTCATCAACGCCCTGAAAATCGTCGGGAAGGACATCAGCGAGGTGAAGATTTCCATAATCGGAGTTGGAGCGGCCAACTTCGCCACAATCAGGCTGCTGAAGGCTGCAGGGGCTGATCCGAAGAAGATGTTTGTTGTTGACAGCAAAGGCATTCTGCACCCAGACAGGGCTGACCTGAAGGAGAAGAAGGGATACAAGTGGCAGGTGGCGATTGAGACCAACGGTGAGAGAAGGACCGGGGGAATGGAGGAGGCTATAAGGGGCACTGATGTCCTTATAGCCGCAAGCAAGCCCGGTCCGGACGTCATAAAGAAGGAGTGGATTGCTGAAATGAACGATGACGCCATCGTATTCCCTCTGGCAAACCCAACACCGGAAATC
The nucleotide sequence above comes from Archaeoglobus fulgidus DSM 4304. Encoded proteins:
- a CDS encoding Lrp/AsnC family transcriptional regulator; amino-acid sequence: MDEKDLKIIELLVSNARIPKTRIAKELNVTEAAVRKRIANLERREEILGYKAIINYKKVGLSASLTGVDVDPDKLWKVVEELKDLESVKSLWLTTGDHTIMAEIIAKSVQELSEIHQKIAEMEGVKRVCPSIITDIVK
- a CDS encoding ADP-ribosylglycohydrolase family protein; translated protein: MEEKFRNCILGLAVGDALGMPVEGLSIENIRQLYGEVRDFLPSPYGDLNAGEWTDDTEQMVVLAESILETVYFDPENFAERLKRWFLETNSRRIGPSSTKAISNLMRGVHWTRAGVFSDTCGAAMRVAPIGLVYHFSLNLVERYAEISARVTHTGTAAIGGAVAVAVAIACNVLDFSDEEMLEEVLRRVEAYDNLLAEKIRYANEISDRDVEYAVEKLGNSISSLDVVPMAFYSYFAGKDFEESLIKAVNAGGDADSIAAICGAIKGAKGFAIPERWLEGLKDREFLEELATKLYELHMRIVKLT
- the ligD gene encoding non-homologous end-joining DNA ligase; translated protein: MSWFDKKIKPMLAVRSKPFSSDDHIYEVKWDGTRCLAFVDVEGKRVRLQNRRLLDITYRYPEIKLLDAVERNAILDGEVVVIKDGKPSFPLLQKREHVDSRFKIEILSKTIPAVYIVFDVLYCDGWVVDLELMERKKILSEVLQSRGRVVVEEWIEGKGEEFYRKAVEMGLEGIVAKKKDGRYLIGKRSRLWKKIKKRNTLDCVIVGWIEGEGERAKTFGSLVLAVYEDGRLKHVGNVGTGFDSEFLNWFSERLREIEVAKPHFEIETKNVHWVKPRYVCEVEFLEFTEDGKLRAPVFLRLREDKSPDECRID
- a CDS encoding Ku protein, whose protein sequence is MRATWKGSISFGLVNIPVKVYKATTQKEIQFHLLHSADGGRIRYRKVCEKCGKEVSDGEIVKGYEISKNEYVILTDEDFEKIPLKSTKSIEIRQFFDPAELGLIYYSSFYYISPDKGGEKAYYLLKKAMEETNSMGIGKMTMRGKENLVALRPYDGGIVLAQLHYIDEVRSPLELPGWGAVAEITEEELELAKKLILAMKKPLKLEEFRDEYKEALMQLIEAKLSGREIVVSEGVEEVKSLIDALKASLEAVK
- a CDS encoding NAD(P)-dependent malic enzyme translates to MIEEVFELTQNGRAKKWHAFYGGKIEILPKVPIRTLDDFSIWYTPGVAEVCNEIAEDEEKAYDYTNKWNLIAIITDGSRTLGLGNIGPKAAMPVMEGKALLFKFLGAVDAFPIALAEQDADRFIEIVKAISPTFGGVNLEDISSPKCFYILERLQKELDIPVWHDDQQGTATATLAALINALKIVGKDISEVKISIIGVGAANFATIRLLKAAGADPKKMFVVDSKGILHPDRADLKEKKGYKWQVAIETNGERRTGGMEEAIRGTDVLIAASKPGPDVIKKEWIAEMNDDAIVFPLANPTPEIWPWEAKDAGARIVGTGRSDFPNQVNNSLVFPGVFRGALTVRARKITDEMCLAAANALAEFAERNGLSEDYIIPRMTEKEVFPEVATAVGVKAVELGLARLELREEEIYEIAELMISATQRKIKKLYELGFIKEPPS